The [Bacillus] selenitireducens MLS10 genome includes a region encoding these proteins:
- a CDS encoding B12-binding domain-containing radical SAM protein, with product MTKTIVTTLNAKYIHMNLALRLLKAYCEPEHPVDIREYTIKDPDMNIVSDLYQEKPDVIGFSCYIWNIEKTLGVAAMLKKVLPDTLMIFGGPEVSFDTDYWMQEYAQIDMIVRSEGEETLKGILDTLKGKTADFSAIQGLSWRQERSVRHNSSRGNMDITTIPSPYRFQDDTADLGKRIVYFETSRGCPFRCQFCLSSIEQGVRYFPVEQVKADILYLIENGAKLIKFIDRTFNINRDYAMDMFRFLIDNHQGCQFQFEITGDIMRPEVLDYLNEHAPPGMFRFEIGVQSTNDHTNRIVERRQNFNKLSRTIQKIKEGGKIDQHLDLIAGLPEENYESFKQTFNDVFALHPEELQLGFLKMLRGTGMRQRAKEFNYAYMDHAPYEILKNNVLSFDDVIRIKRVEDILEKYWNRKQLDYTVPFLIRHAFDSPFDFFQLFGDYWDQQQYGAIGHQFTDLFTRLKAFLETQPFDKTLVNQAISLMKVDYLLHFKQKPHQLWWNQGQSKETLHASMDVLLQSQDATDNLPQDPKRLIKNGVFLDIPFSWDDYQSSNTLTEDDGFLYVYYGQHGPAIYSCSHRQTIHH from the coding sequence ATGACAAAAACCATTGTAACGACGCTGAATGCGAAATATATTCATATGAATTTGGCGCTCAGACTGCTAAAAGCGTATTGCGAACCGGAACACCCTGTAGACATTCGTGAGTACACCATCAAAGACCCCGATATGAATATCGTATCCGACCTGTACCAGGAAAAACCCGATGTGATCGGATTCAGCTGCTACATCTGGAACATTGAAAAAACCCTCGGTGTTGCCGCAATGCTGAAAAAAGTTCTGCCGGATACCCTGATGATCTTTGGCGGGCCCGAAGTATCATTTGACACCGATTATTGGATGCAGGAGTATGCGCAAATCGACATGATCGTGCGAAGTGAAGGAGAAGAAACGCTGAAAGGAATCCTCGATACCCTTAAAGGAAAAACGGCAGATTTCTCTGCTATCCAAGGTCTTTCCTGGCGTCAGGAACGTTCGGTGAGACACAACAGCTCTCGTGGAAACATGGACATCACAACCATACCAAGTCCGTACCGCTTTCAAGACGATACCGCGGATCTCGGAAAACGCATCGTCTATTTTGAAACGAGTCGCGGATGTCCTTTCCGGTGCCAGTTTTGCCTCTCTTCCATTGAACAGGGAGTCCGATACTTTCCTGTTGAGCAGGTGAAAGCCGATATCCTGTATCTCATCGAAAACGGTGCAAAGCTCATCAAGTTCATTGACCGTACCTTTAATATTAACCGTGATTACGCCATGGATATGTTCCGCTTCCTGATCGACAACCATCAGGGCTGCCAGTTTCAGTTCGAAATTACCGGAGACATTATGCGCCCTGAAGTACTCGACTATTTAAACGAACATGCGCCGCCGGGTATGTTCCGCTTTGAAATCGGTGTCCAGTCCACAAACGATCATACGAACCGGATCGTCGAAAGGCGGCAGAATTTTAATAAACTCTCTCGAACGATCCAAAAAATCAAAGAAGGCGGCAAAATTGATCAGCATCTTGATCTGATTGCAGGCCTTCCTGAGGAGAACTATGAATCATTCAAACAAACCTTTAACGATGTGTTTGCCCTCCATCCGGAGGAGCTTCAGCTCGGGTTTCTGAAGATGCTGAGAGGAACAGGGATGCGGCAGCGGGCTAAAGAATTTAATTATGCATATATGGACCATGCCCCTTATGAAATCCTGAAAAACAATGTCCTGAGCTTTGATGATGTGATCCGAATCAAACGCGTCGAAGACATCCTCGAGAAATACTGGAACAGAAAACAGCTCGATTATACGGTGCCCTTTCTGATCAGGCACGCCTTCGATTCACCTTTCGACTTCTTTCAATTGTTCGGTGATTATTGGGATCAGCAGCAATACGGTGCCATCGGTCACCAATTCACGGATCTGTTTACCAGACTGAAAGCGTTCCTCGAGACACAGCCCTTCGACAAAACACTTGTGAACCAGGCTATCAGCCTGATGAAAGTGGATTATCTTCTTCACTTCAAGCAAAAGCCGCATCAGCTTTGGTGGAATCAAGGACAGTCGAAAGAAACGTTACATGCTTCCATGGATGTTCTCCTTCAATCACAGGATGCAACGGACAATTTGCCACAAGATCCGAAACGCCTGATCAAAAACGGTGTGTTTCTTGACA
- a CDS encoding KamA family radical SAM protein produces the protein MAQPKYVMNIEKVPHLSDEEKAKLKQITEKFVFRVNEYYLGLIDWGDPKDPIRKLVIPNEGELEEYGRWDASDEDTNYVVPGCQHKYDETALLIVSEVCGAYCRYCFRKRLFRNDIKEAMSDVQPGIDYIKEHPEISNVLLTGGDSLILATKKLRFIIEQLREIPHVKIIRLGSKMPVFNPMRIYEDQELLDLISEYSTTEQRIYVMAHINHPNEITPEAKKGFDALHNAGAIVVNQTPVLRGINDDPVVLGELLDQLSWAGVTPYYFFINRPVAGNNEFVLSLKEAYDIVEEAKARTSGLGKRVRLSMSHTSGKIEILAIDDGKAYLKYHQSRDGHYGKFMVLDCPEDASWFDDLPGNEQYWTPPKKKFEEFEGANEKIASSLSK, from the coding sequence ATGGCACAACCTAAATACGTCATGAATATCGAAAAGGTGCCACACCTGTCTGATGAGGAAAAAGCAAAACTGAAACAAATCACAGAAAAATTCGTCTTTCGAGTGAACGAATATTACCTGGGGCTGATTGACTGGGGTGACCCGAAAGATCCCATCCGCAAACTTGTCATTCCAAACGAAGGTGAACTTGAGGAATATGGACGATGGGATGCTTCTGATGAAGACACCAACTATGTCGTTCCCGGCTGTCAGCACAAATATGATGAAACAGCACTCTTGATCGTCTCCGAAGTCTGTGGAGCCTATTGCAGATACTGTTTCAGAAAGCGACTGTTCAGAAATGATATCAAAGAAGCCATGTCAGACGTACAACCGGGCATTGACTATATTAAAGAGCACCCTGAAATCTCCAACGTACTCCTGACCGGCGGCGACTCCCTGATTCTCGCAACCAAAAAGCTTCGTTTTATCATTGAACAGCTCCGCGAGATCCCGCATGTGAAGATCATCCGCCTTGGTTCAAAAATGCCTGTCTTTAATCCGATGCGTATCTATGAGGACCAGGAGCTTCTCGATCTTATCTCGGAGTATTCAACCACTGAGCAGCGCATTTATGTGATGGCTCACATCAATCATCCGAATGAGATTACTCCTGAAGCGAAAAAAGGATTTGATGCGTTGCATAATGCCGGCGCCATCGTCGTGAACCAGACACCGGTACTGAGAGGGATCAATGACGATCCTGTTGTTCTTGGGGAGCTTCTCGATCAGCTGAGCTGGGCCGGGGTCACCCCTTACTATTTCTTCATCAATCGCCCGGTTGCCGGGAATAATGAATTCGTTCTGAGCCTCAAAGAAGCCTATGATATTGTTGAGGAAGCCAAGGCACGAACATCCGGACTTGGAAAACGCGTCCGCTTATCCATGAGCCATACGTCCGGAAAAATCGAAATTCTGGCTATTGATGATGGAAAAGCTTATTTAAAATACCATCAGTCAAGGGACGGCCATTACGGGAAGTTCATGGTTCTTGATTGCCCTGAAGACGCCAGCTGGTTTGATGATCTGCCGGGTAATGAGCAATATTGGACGCCGCCGAAAAAGAAATTTGAAGAGTTCGAGGGTGCCAATGAGAAGATTGCATCTTCCTTATCAAAATAA
- a CDS encoding MurR/RpiR family transcriptional regulator: protein MFESDVYQRIITKQEQMSKSHKKIARYILNNGETVPFLTASKLAKYSGVAESTIVRFAYHIGYEGYPDFQRHLQEALQKRMTSAEVLRRTTNEGEQVEDVVTEVLSDDIQNLKTTLHQIDPHQFEMVVRDMIEAERIYIIAYRSAASLGSFLEFYLDLVLQNTEMIRQSDSVSEHLLDISEKDLVIGLGFSRYTKRTVEVMKYVKEKGAKTVVVTDHLLSPLVPYGDRQLVAATEINSFIDSFSAPMSIVSALITALTRSEHKKIEKRLSELEGLWETFDVFYD from the coding sequence ATGTTTGAGAGTGATGTGTACCAGCGGATCATTACGAAACAGGAACAGATGAGTAAATCCCATAAGAAAATTGCACGCTATATTTTGAATAATGGAGAAACCGTCCCGTTTTTGACGGCATCCAAGCTCGCGAAGTATTCAGGAGTGGCAGAGTCGACGATTGTGCGCTTTGCCTACCATATCGGCTACGAGGGGTATCCGGACTTTCAACGGCATCTGCAGGAGGCCCTGCAGAAACGGATGACATCCGCGGAAGTGCTGCGAAGAACAACGAATGAAGGAGAACAGGTGGAAGATGTGGTGACGGAAGTTCTTTCAGATGATATTCAAAATCTTAAAACGACCCTGCATCAGATTGATCCCCATCAGTTTGAGATGGTTGTCCGCGACATGATTGAAGCGGAGCGGATTTATATCATTGCTTACAGAAGTGCTGCGAGTCTCGGGAGCTTTTTGGAATTTTACCTTGATCTTGTGCTGCAAAATACGGAAATGATTCGCCAAAGTGACAGTGTCTCCGAACATCTCCTTGATATTTCAGAAAAGGATCTGGTCATCGGTCTCGGATTTTCAAGGTACACAAAGCGGACCGTGGAAGTCATGAAATACGTCAAAGAAAAAGGGGCTAAGACCGTCGTGGTGACGGATCATCTGTTGAGCCCGCTCGTTCCTTACGGAGACAGGCAGCTTGTGGCCGCGACTGAGATCAACTCGTTTATTGATTCATTTTCTGCGCCAATGAGCATTGTATCCGCACTGATTACGGCACTGACAAGAAGTGAACATAAAAAAATTGAAAAACGGCTCTCTGAACTTGAAGGGCTATGGGAAACCTTCGATGTATTTTATGATTAA